A DNA window from bacterium contains the following coding sequences:
- a CDS encoding trypsin-like peptidase domain-containing protein has product MRKLSWIGLGLVLAGVVVGVLFTSEMKMDRTATAQEVAPPVNAQFAQYNSLINDHGESPFVPVAERVGPTVVHISSDKVMSGANPMDEFFENQPFWEFFHKRDGGGGGGNRPREFHAPSTGSGMIISRDGFILTNNHVVENADKVTVKTQNGQEYEAKIIGADPETDVAVI; this is encoded by the coding sequence ATGCGAAAACTGAGTTGGATTGGCCTCGGCCTCGTGCTGGCCGGAGTGGTGGTGGGTGTGCTTTTCACCTCCGAAATGAAGATGGACCGGACGGCGACCGCCCAGGAAGTCGCGCCGCCGGTGAACGCGCAATTCGCGCAGTACAATTCGTTAATCAATGACCACGGCGAGAGTCCGTTCGTGCCCGTGGCCGAGCGGGTCGGTCCGACGGTGGTACATATCTCATCGGACAAGGTCATGAGCGGCGCGAATCCGATGGATGAATTTTTTGAGAATCAGCCGTTTTGGGAGTTTTTCCATAAGCGTGATGGCGGCGGCGGCGGTGGCAATCGGCCGCGCGAGTTTCATGCTCCGTCCACCGGATCGGGCATGATCATCAGCCGCGACGGCTTCATCCTCACCAACAATCACGTCGTCGAAAACGCGGACAAGGTGACCGTCAAAACGCAGAACGGCCAGGAATACGAGGCCAAGATCATCGGCGCGGATCCCGAAACGGATGTGGCCGTGATCTAG
- a CDS encoding MFS transporter, with product MPRRFRIEPLLIFLTMLPVTGVVPILKSFVMDGFGVSGFWTHAFLAANMLAAFLFAPIAGGLADRMGRPKLFVAIAAALDGLCFLLMPHIRDFTVLMSLRFVEGVFHIGTLSLLLAVAGARGAEGRSAAMGRVGAAITFGVALGSPIGGWLGSISPFYSLSLGGVLMIAVGVLTALLDMPSDGLARRQPLGAILANLAREPRLRLPYLFAFLDRFTVGFFVASFPILATLKFGFTPGQIGGHIAAFMLTMGLLCPPVIWLARRFSQTQMLLWGSLSYGLLFAGVGWIAPPWLMVWMFALGATSAVMFIPTLQLSAAFAPIGQMAASMGGFTSAGSLGFLLGPLVSGTLLSLLSGNMTTEAAYAIVLCCGGLLQSLVAGGLIVRASLAEREPTS from the coding sequence TTGCCCCGTCGCTTTCGCATTGAACCGCTCCTGATCTTCCTGACCATGCTCCCGGTGACGGGGGTTGTGCCAATCTTGAAGTCGTTTGTCATGGACGGCTTCGGAGTCTCGGGATTCTGGACACACGCATTTCTCGCGGCCAATATGCTCGCGGCGTTCCTGTTTGCGCCAATCGCCGGCGGCTTGGCGGATCGCATGGGGCGGCCGAAGCTCTTTGTGGCTATCGCGGCCGCGCTCGACGGGTTGTGCTTCCTGTTGATGCCACACATTCGTGACTTCACCGTGCTGATGTCCCTGAGGTTTGTGGAAGGCGTGTTTCATATCGGGACGCTGTCGCTGCTTTTGGCCGTGGCCGGCGCGCGCGGTGCAGAGGGACGCAGCGCCGCGATGGGCCGTGTCGGTGCGGCGATTACCTTCGGCGTCGCGCTCGGTTCGCCCATCGGCGGGTGGCTCGGTTCGATTTCGCCGTTCTATTCACTCTCCTTGGGCGGTGTGTTGATGATCGCCGTCGGTGTACTGACGGCGTTGCTCGACATGCCAAGCGATGGATTGGCGCGCCGCCAGCCGCTCGGTGCTATTCTCGCAAATCTCGCGCGCGAACCCCGCCTTCGCTTGCCCTATCTGTTCGCCTTTCTGGATCGTTTCACGGTCGGTTTCTTTGTGGCTTCGTTTCCCATCCTTGCGACGCTGAAATTCGGATTCACACCCGGGCAGATCGGTGGCCATATTGCCGCGTTCATGCTCACGATGGGGCTGCTATGTCCGCCGGTCATTTGGCTGGCGCGGCGTTTCTCGCAGACGCAAATGCTGCTCTGGGGATCGCTGTCCTACGGTCTGTTATTCGCCGGAGTCGGGTGGATTGCTCCGCCGTGGCTGATGGTCTGGATGTTTGCGCTCGGAGCCACATCCGCCGTGATGTTCATCCCCACGCTGCAACTCTCCGCGGCGTTCGCACCGATTGGGCAGATGGCGGCCTCGATGGGCGGCTTTACGTCCGCGGGGTCCCTGGGTTTCCTGCTCGGGCCCTTAGTCTCTGGAACGTTGCTGTCCCTCCTGTCGGGCAACATGACCACCGAGGCGGCCTACGCGATCGTGCTCTGCTGCGGTGGCTTGCTGCAATCGCTCGTCGCGGGCGGGCTGATCGTGCGCGCTTCGCTGGCCGAACGCGAACCTACCTCCTGA
- a CDS encoding T9SS type A sorting domain-containing protein, with protein sequence MNLNQFAINGVEFLDVPGGFYSEPAFGAPFFTPNPEQNTGHPLFWIRICYDAADITWVSDTFRVQNGFQQIGFGTDPDEVAMTCLAGGCGECPIPDPVTNLSATTDECDSIVVTWTYGEDDHDGFRVLVDDVPPYIYITNPDARRYSDVVSSGGVDHSFRVRAYNVCDVDTAFSSPLTTIGRKRVEPPLPQNMTASDDQCSQVEVNWTVNTVLGLDSFVIFRNGVALDTLPRGSAGEERQFFDNAPLAGVANYCVNGWSNICGLGDGTCDNGQASGLPTCTITNVVASDDDCDEVCVTWTANCADADSFVIFRTATRVGAILNAGGPNFSFCYPAPAGLQGGFQIRAKNECGMGDLQPATPEQGLRLSPPGQVANIVASDTLCDKVRVTWNDLAGALQYKVLRNNDTLATVAENVNSYDDLTAVAGTTSTYRVIATNACGLGAVAAGNQGTRRAPGTGTATFTLVTAGPPNWTYTMDVNTGCLNTVVIRDFCAGTTATAPTGWTVVVDNDSIIFSTTTSVGAQDAPVTGFVLSHPTCDGDGRWNVGQSGGSIRGPLPVGENAELPTEYGVNVFPNPFNPMTNFKIAIPQSSLTTIRVFNVTGQLVKEMDLGTLQAGYHTVQFGASDMASGMYFARIEAGSFHSTHKLMLMK encoded by the coding sequence ATGAACCTCAATCAGTTCGCCATCAACGGCGTGGAATTCCTCGATGTACCGGGCGGATTCTACTCCGAACCGGCGTTCGGTGCCCCGTTCTTCACCCCGAATCCGGAACAGAACACGGGCCACCCGCTGTTTTGGATCCGCATCTGCTACGACGCCGCTGACATCACGTGGGTTAGCGATACGTTCCGCGTGCAGAACGGCTTCCAGCAGATCGGCTTCGGCACGGATCCCGACGAAGTCGCGATGACCTGTCTCGCTGGCGGTTGCGGCGAATGCCCGATTCCGGACCCCGTGACCAACCTGTCGGCGACCACGGATGAATGCGATTCGATCGTCGTGACGTGGACCTATGGCGAAGACGATCACGACGGTTTCCGCGTGCTCGTGGATGACGTTCCGCCCTACATCTACATCACGAATCCGGATGCCCGGCGTTATTCGGATGTCGTGAGCTCGGGTGGTGTGGATCACTCGTTCCGCGTGCGCGCCTACAATGTTTGCGATGTGGATACCGCCTTCTCGTCACCGCTAACTACCATTGGTCGCAAGCGCGTTGAGCCGCCCCTGCCGCAGAACATGACGGCGTCGGACGATCAGTGCAGCCAAGTTGAAGTGAACTGGACGGTCAACACCGTCCTCGGCTTGGACAGCTTTGTGATATTCCGTAACGGCGTGGCGCTCGATACCTTGCCGCGTGGCAGCGCCGGCGAAGAGCGTCAGTTCTTCGACAACGCTCCGCTCGCGGGTGTGGCCAACTATTGCGTTAACGGCTGGTCGAATATCTGCGGCTTGGGTGACGGTACGTGTGACAACGGTCAGGCGTCCGGTCTGCCGACCTGCACGATTACTAACGTCGTGGCCTCGGATGACGACTGCGACGAAGTGTGTGTAACGTGGACGGCCAATTGCGCCGACGCGGACTCGTTTGTGATCTTCCGCACGGCCACGCGCGTGGGCGCGATTCTCAATGCGGGCGGCCCAAACTTCTCGTTCTGCTACCCGGCGCCCGCCGGTTTGCAGGGCGGTTTCCAGATTCGTGCCAAGAACGAATGCGGCATGGGTGACTTGCAGCCCGCGACGCCCGAACAGGGTCTGCGTCTGTCGCCTCCGGGACAGGTTGCCAACATCGTGGCTTCGGATACGCTGTGCGACAAGGTGCGCGTGACGTGGAACGATCTCGCCGGCGCGCTGCAATACAAGGTACTGCGCAACAACGACACGCTGGCGACTGTGGCTGAAAACGTCAACTCGTATGACGATCTTACGGCCGTCGCCGGAACGACCTCGACCTATCGCGTAATTGCTACCAACGCGTGCGGTTTGGGTGCTGTGGCCGCCGGCAATCAGGGTACGCGTCGCGCGCCGGGCACTGGCACGGCAACGTTCACGCTCGTTACCGCCGGTCCGCCGAACTGGACCTACACGATGGATGTCAACACGGGCTGCTTAAACACCGTGGTCATTCGCGACTTCTGTGCCGGCACGACGGCGACTGCGCCGACGGGCTGGACGGTTGTGGTGGACAATGATTCGATCATCTTCTCAACCACGACGTCCGTCGGTGCGCAGGATGCGCCCGTGACGGGCTTCGTTCTCTCGCACCCGACTTGCGACGGCGATGGCCGTTGGAACGTCGGTCAATCGGGCGGCTCGATCCGCGGCCCGCTGCCGGTGGGCGAGAATGCGGAACTGCCGACCGAATACGGCGTCAACGTCTTCCCGAATCCGTTCAATCCCATGACGAACTTCAAGATTGCGATTCCGCAGTCGTCACTGACTACGATTCGCGTCTTCAACGTCACGGGTCAGCTCGTCAAGGAGATGGACCTCGGCACGTTGCAGGCCGGTTATCACACCGTGCAGTTCGGCGCCAGCGATATGGCGTCGGGCATGTATTTCGCCCGCATTGAAGCTGGCAGCTTCCACTCGACGCACAAGCTGATGCTGATGAAGTAG
- a CDS encoding DUF1579 family protein, with product MTEQEMMANWMRNATPGEPHANLAKWCGEYEVHMIERGQPMKGDVKIEMMLDGRVQVQHFTMDFQGMPFTGFGMMGYDNFTQRYWFTWNDNMSTGIYSMWGEARDGGKSIVFEGLMDSPGKNIRQLPVRHTWHVVNEHELRYEVLEYPGTPQEAKTMDMTYKRK from the coding sequence ATGACAGAACAGGAAATGATGGCCAATTGGATGCGCAACGCCACGCCGGGCGAGCCGCATGCGAATTTGGCGAAGTGGTGCGGGGAGTACGAAGTGCACATGATCGAGCGCGGTCAGCCGATGAAGGGCGATGTGAAAATCGAGATGATGCTCGACGGCCGCGTGCAGGTGCAGCACTTCACCATGGACTTTCAGGGCATGCCGTTCACGGGATTCGGCATGATGGGCTATGACAATTTCACGCAGCGCTATTGGTTCACGTGGAATGACAATATGTCTACGGGCATCTATTCGATGTGGGGCGAGGCGCGCGACGGCGGAAAGAGTATCGTGTTTGAGGGCTTGATGGACAGCCCGGGCAAGAACATCCGCCAGTTGCCCGTGCGGCACACGTGGCACGTCGTCAATGAGCACGAACTGCGCTATGAAGTGCTGGAGTATCCCGGCACGCCGCAGGAAGCCAAGACGATGGACATGACCTACAAGCGCAAATAG
- a CDS encoding DUF1579 domain-containing protein, which yields MVRKLFVLFAVTSCFALSFAQEGNSPSEADMMKIWMEMSTPGEAHAGLAKMAGEWDCVTKFAMGPGQPMMESKGSCTNTVVNGGRAVKSTFHGDMMGMPFEGEGLTGYDNFNKTYWSTWMDNMSTGFMFMEGTSTDGGKTVVFNTTMDEPTMNVKDKPVRMVSKILDENTHVFESWDEIGTPHEFKAMEITYTRKK from the coding sequence ATGGTGCGAAAACTATTTGTTTTGTTTGCGGTTACGTCTTGTTTTGCGCTGTCATTTGCGCAAGAGGGAAATTCGCCGTCCGAGGCGGACATGATGAAGATATGGATGGAAATGTCCACGCCGGGCGAAGCTCACGCTGGACTGGCGAAAATGGCTGGCGAATGGGATTGCGTGACGAAGTTTGCTATGGGTCCCGGCCAGCCGATGATGGAAAGCAAGGGCTCCTGCACAAACACCGTGGTCAACGGAGGCCGTGCGGTGAAGTCCACGTTCCATGGCGATATGATGGGGATGCCGTTTGAAGGCGAAGGCCTGACCGGCTATGACAATTTCAACAAGACCTATTGGTCCACGTGGATGGACAACATGTCCACCGGATTCATGTTCATGGAAGGCACGTCCACGGACGGCGGCAAAACCGTGGTCTTCAATACCACGATGGACGAGCCGACGATGAACGTTAAGGACAAGCCGGTGCGGATGGTCTCAAAGATACTCGACGAGAACACGCATGTCTTCGAAAGTTGGGACGAAATCGGCACGCCGCACGAATTCAAGGCGATGGAGATCACCTACACGCGCAAGAAATAA
- a CDS encoding MCP four helix bundle domain-containing protein: MFRNLSLKSKLIGSFCIVAMITCIVGWVGYSGLVSSSESITEVGLVRMPSLQGLLMMEAGMNRVRVNNYLVLNRDLPLETREHYPDLVAEAWQRAEDGQKIYEPLPQTTEEAALWKELQITWNGFRKDWETYHREALASLSETDPNRLDVLYQRMTELATGSMAKNARESAADLQKIIELNARLADTGTDEAIAGSATSKSMALIFAIGGFLSALGFGVFLSLSISRNLNRIATSAAEGASQIASAANQVSTSSQGVAEGSQEQAASIEETSSAVEELSAMTNQNASNAKQASQLAVEAREAMKKSSENARFMDEAMRDIKTASDQTSKIVKTIDEIAFQTNLLALNAAVEAARAGEAGKGFAVVAEEVRNLAMRAAEAAKNTNSLIEENTVRVNSGVQIIEGLKSNIEQSLLHIDKVTSLNNEVSAASDEQSSGIGQINTAISQMNQATQANAANAEEAAAASEESAGQASSLRELVMELSLLVNGSSGNSHGVSEMQGWTNHSTLKRPLQKLKLGATRASSKHDRDPLPMNDFDGPDRF, translated from the coding sequence ATGTTTAGAAATCTCTCGCTAAAAAGCAAGCTAATCGGGTCGTTCTGCATCGTCGCTATGATAACTTGCATCGTCGGGTGGGTCGGATACAGCGGACTCGTCAGCTCATCGGAATCCATTACAGAAGTCGGCCTTGTTAGAATGCCGTCGCTCCAAGGCCTCCTTATGATGGAAGCAGGAATGAATCGCGTTCGTGTGAACAACTATTTGGTGTTGAACCGTGACTTGCCTTTGGAAACCCGTGAACACTATCCTGATCTGGTTGCAGAGGCGTGGCAGCGAGCAGAAGATGGGCAAAAGATCTACGAGCCCCTTCCCCAAACTACAGAAGAGGCAGCATTGTGGAAAGAACTTCAGATAACATGGAACGGGTTTAGGAAAGACTGGGAGACCTATCATCGGGAAGCCCTCGCCTCGTTGAGCGAAACTGATCCCAACAGGCTGGATGTATTATACCAAAGAATGACCGAGCTTGCTACTGGATCAATGGCGAAGAATGCCAGAGAATCCGCCGCGGATCTGCAAAAGATCATTGAATTGAATGCACGTCTCGCGGACACCGGAACCGATGAAGCAATAGCCGGGTCAGCCACGAGCAAGTCCATGGCGCTGATCTTCGCGATTGGTGGTTTTTTGAGCGCGCTCGGCTTTGGAGTCTTTTTGAGTCTGAGCATCTCGCGGAATCTGAACCGGATCGCGACATCTGCCGCCGAAGGCGCTTCTCAGATTGCTTCTGCAGCCAACCAAGTGTCCACGTCATCGCAAGGCGTTGCTGAAGGATCGCAGGAGCAAGCGGCCTCAATCGAGGAAACAAGTTCGGCGGTCGAGGAACTCTCGGCAATGACGAATCAGAATGCGTCAAATGCGAAACAAGCGTCACAGCTCGCCGTTGAGGCTCGCGAGGCAATGAAAAAATCTTCGGAAAATGCCCGGTTCATGGACGAAGCGATGCGGGACATCAAGACGGCGTCGGACCAGACCTCCAAGATCGTAAAGACCATTGACGAAATTGCATTCCAGACAAACCTATTGGCGTTGAACGCAGCCGTGGAAGCGGCGCGGGCGGGCGAAGCAGGTAAGGGATTTGCGGTTGTCGCCGAGGAAGTACGCAACTTGGCGATGCGCGCAGCCGAAGCCGCAAAGAACACAAATTCGCTGATTGAAGAAAATACGGTGCGTGTGAACAGCGGCGTGCAGATTATTGAAGGACTGAAATCGAACATTGAGCAGTCATTGCTTCATATAGATAAAGTCACGAGTCTGAACAACGAAGTTTCGGCGGCATCAGACGAACAATCCTCCGGTATTGGGCAAATCAATACAGCGATATCGCAAATGAATCAGGCGACGCAGGCCAACGCAGCGAATGCAGAGGAAGCGGCCGCAGCGTCCGAAGAATCAGCCGGACAAGCGTCGTCATTGCGTGAATTGGTTATGGAACTCAGTCTGCTTGTAAATGGCAGTTCCGGTAACTCGCACGGTGTTTCCGAGATGCAAGGTTGGACCAACCATAGCACACTCAAACGTCCACTCCAGAAACTGAAATTGGGCGCAACGCGCGCGTCGAGCAAGCACGATCGCGATCCGCTGCCAATGAACGACTTTGACGGTCCTGACCGCTTCTGA
- the groL gene encoding chaperonin GroEL (60 kDa chaperone family; promotes refolding of misfolded polypeptides especially under stressful conditions; forms two stacked rings of heptamers to form a barrel-shaped 14mer; ends can be capped by GroES; misfolded proteins enter the barrel where they are refolded when GroES binds) codes for MASKLIDFDVEARTALKKGVDILADSVKVTLGPKGRNVVIEKKWGAPTITKDGVTVAKEIELEDAVQNMGAQMVREVASKTSDIAGDGTTTATVLAQAIIHEGLKNVTAGADPMSLKRGIDKAVQQVVADLKKNGKAISGKKDIAAVGTISANNDPEIGNLIADAMDKVGKDGVITVEEAKSMETTLEVVEGMQFDRGYLSPYFVTNPDEMEVDLENPYILIYDKKIASMKDLLPVLEKVAQSGRALLIIAEDVEGEALATLVVNKLRGTLRVAAVKAPGFGDRRKAMLEDLATLTGGRVISEEAGFKLENAVMSDLGTAKKIIIDKDNSTIVEGAGKSEDIKGRIAMIKKQIESTTSDYDREKLQERLAKLAGGVAVLKVGAATEVEMKEKKARVEDALHATRAAVEEGIVPGGGVALLRAQKVLDGFKLEGDEQLGVNIVRRALEEPIRMISQNAGHEGSVVVNKIRENGKYSYGFNAASELYADLLEDGVIDPTKVVRVALENAASVGGLLLTTDCAIHEKKEKNPAPAMPGGGGMGGMGGMDY; via the coding sequence ATGGCAAGCAAACTGATTGACTTCGATGTCGAAGCCCGTACTGCGCTGAAAAAGGGCGTAGACATTCTGGCCGATTCCGTGAAGGTCACGCTGGGCCCCAAGGGCCGCAACGTCGTGATCGAGAAGAAGTGGGGCGCGCCCACGATCACCAAGGACGGTGTGACCGTCGCCAAGGAAATCGAACTGGAAGACGCCGTGCAGAACATGGGCGCCCAGATGGTGCGCGAAGTCGCGTCGAAGACCAGCGATATCGCGGGTGACGGCACGACGACCGCCACGGTGCTCGCGCAGGCGATCATTCATGAAGGTCTGAAAAACGTCACCGCCGGCGCCGATCCGATGAGTCTCAAGCGCGGCATTGACAAGGCCGTGCAGCAGGTCGTCGCCGATCTGAAGAAGAACGGCAAGGCCATCAGCGGCAAGAAGGACATCGCGGCCGTCGGCACGATCTCGGCCAACAACGATCCCGAAATTGGCAATCTGATCGCCGATGCAATGGATAAGGTCGGCAAGGACGGCGTCATCACCGTCGAAGAAGCCAAGTCCATGGAGACGACGCTCGAAGTCGTCGAAGGCATGCAGTTCGACCGCGGTTATCTGTCGCCCTACTTCGTCACTAACCCCGACGAAATGGAAGTGGACCTCGAGAACCCGTATATTTTGATTTATGACAAGAAGATCGCTTCGATGAAGGACCTGCTCCCGGTTCTGGAGAAGGTTGCGCAGAGCGGTCGCGCGCTGTTGATCATCGCCGAAGACGTCGAGGGCGAAGCTCTGGCGACGCTCGTGGTGAACAAGCTGCGCGGTACGCTGCGTGTGGCCGCGGTGAAGGCGCCGGGCTTCGGCGACCGCCGCAAGGCGATGTTGGAAGATCTCGCGACGCTGACGGGCGGCCGCGTGATTTCCGAAGAAGCGGGTTTCAAGCTCGAAAATGCGGTGATGAGCGATCTCGGCACGGCCAAGAAGATCATCATTGACAAGGACAACTCGACGATCGTCGAAGGCGCGGGCAAGAGCGAAGACATCAAGGGCCGCATCGCGATGATCAAGAAGCAGATCGAATCCACGACCTCGGATTACGACCGTGAAAAGCTGCAAGAGCGTCTGGCCAAGCTGGCCGGCGGTGTGGCGGTGTTGAAGGTTGGCGCGGCGACCGAAGTCGAGATGAAGGAGAAGAAGGCGCGCGTGGAAGACGCCCTGCATGCGACGCGTGCGGCCGTGGAAGAAGGCATCGTCCCCGGCGGCGGCGTGGCTCTGCTGCGTGCCCAGAAGGTCCTCGATGGATTCAAGCTCGAAGGCGACGAGCAGCTCGGTGTGAACATCGTGCGTCGTGCGTTGGAAGAGCCGATTCGCATGATCTCGCAGAACGCGGGTCACGAAGGCAGCGTCGTGGTGAACAAGATTCGCGAAAACGGCAAGTACAGCTACGGCTTCAACGCCGCCAGCGAACTCTATGCGGACCTGCTCGAAGACGGCGTGATTGACCCGACGAAGGTTGTGCGCGTGGCGCTCGAGAACGCGGCGTCGGTGGGTGGTCTGTTGCTGACGACGGATTGCGCCATTCACGAGAAGAAAGAGAAGAACCCCGCGCCCGCAATGCCCGGTGGCGGCGGCATGGGCGGCATGGGCGGCATGGACTACTAA
- a CDS encoding co-chaperone GroES: protein MKIKPIDERVLIKPLEKEEKTAGGIIIPDTASKDRPQMGEIVAMGDDVEVSDRKQKKMSEMLKVGDTIVYARYGGTEVKLEDKEYILISRNDILAVVVK, encoded by the coding sequence ATGAAAATCAAGCCGATTGACGAGCGCGTGCTGATCAAGCCGCTCGAAAAAGAAGAGAAGACCGCCGGCGGAATCATTATCCCCGACACCGCCTCAAAAGACCGTCCGCAGATGGGTGAAATCGTGGCCATGGGCGACGATGTCGAAGTCTCGGATCGTAAGCAGAAGAAGATGTCTGAAATGCTCAAGGTGGGCGACACGATTGTCTATGCGCGCTACGGCGGCACGGAAGTCAAGCTCGAAGACAAGGAATACATCCTCATCAGCCGTAACGACATCCTGGCCGTTGTCGTGAAGTAA
- a CDS encoding LPXTG cell wall anchor domain-containing protein produces the protein MATEATAAARPEWLRTIARVILGLWVLFWTYFLGANLLDNRHTVPSSEQTKGYAVIIGGLAMLWGLAYLAWRKEKLGASLLVGLGGALMIGYMISPPRNMQTGDALTTALLLGGAPLLAGILLWASPKR, from the coding sequence ATGGCAACGGAAGCAACGGCAGCCGCGCGCCCTGAGTGGCTGCGCACGATCGCCCGCGTTATTTTGGGATTGTGGGTGCTGTTCTGGACCTATTTTCTCGGTGCGAATCTGCTTGACAATCGTCACACGGTGCCTTCGTCCGAGCAGACGAAGGGGTATGCGGTCATCATCGGCGGCCTGGCCATGCTCTGGGGGTTGGCCTACCTCGCCTGGCGCAAAGAAAAACTCGGCGCGAGTCTGCTGGTCGGCTTGGGTGGCGCGCTGATGATCGGGTACATGATTTCGCCGCCGCGCAACATGCAAACCGGTGACGCCCTCACCACGGCACTCCTGCTCGGTGGTGCGCCGTTGCTCGCGGGGATCCTGCTCTGGGCATCGCCGAAGCGGTAA
- a CDS encoding helix-turn-helix transcriptional regulator, producing MRTTLRKYRFEHGELSQQELADSVGVSRQTIVSIEKGDYAPSVKLALLLSKKLGARVEELFVLEEQDHV from the coding sequence ATGAGAACCACCTTGCGCAAATACCGTTTTGAACACGGCGAACTCAGTCAACAGGAGTTGGCCGACAGCGTAGGTGTGTCGCGGCAGACGATCGTCTCGATTGAGAAGGGCGATTACGCGCCGTCGGTGAAACTGGCTCTGCTGTTGAGCAAGAAATTAGGTGCGAGAGTGGAAGAGCTGTTTGTGCTGGAGGAGCAGGACCATGTTTAA
- a CDS encoding T9SS type A sorting domain-containing protein yields MLLCIFILLPLLAAAQPTPPQIAWSYRYFDGDTSLTYADHAVTAAGEVFVCGRANDSQFGGRAFVLKLSSDGERQWLRYYGAGTLDEQLSFGGIDDAGTGSLIVGGTLADYSAPTSQLYATAINAVTGDVLWSFASEELLCSNGQAIAANDGGAYVAGLILASATGEERLHAARVSPGGEPLWEETFGEMTASLPFFLRRYQDGMVVLGSVLHQRPTPRLVAHRIDSTSAEIFGVEYDDEAEVAVGLRVFNDGLLGYLVNDGSDFPPELYLNEFIVADEMGRIDLAFRLPLKTYSTDGTVNDLYEFTSYTLIDETSIVVSGGKYIPDPNVLSIQPMIVQFDLTTGDTVWIEPYGDTLRGVVPYLPSIENAPDQGLVMASARQDTAFHVGIEVTRTVGETSTVPTSSPWSADLAKVFPNPFNAEAQIQFSLLRAAEVNVKLFDITGREVRAIASGRLTAGIHRLVVSGDGLASGAYLVSVTVDGIRQSQRAILLR; encoded by the coding sequence ATGCTGCTCTGCATTTTCATTCTGCTCCCTTTGTTGGCCGCTGCGCAACCAACTCCTCCGCAAATCGCGTGGTCGTACCGCTATTTCGATGGCGACACTTCGCTGACCTACGCGGATCATGCCGTCACCGCGGCCGGTGAAGTCTTCGTGTGCGGTCGCGCGAACGATAGTCAATTTGGGGGTCGAGCATTTGTGCTGAAGCTATCGTCAGATGGCGAGCGCCAATGGCTGCGTTACTATGGAGCTGGTACACTTGACGAGCAACTGAGCTTCGGCGGCATTGATGATGCGGGAACCGGATCGCTCATCGTCGGCGGCACATTGGCCGACTATTCAGCGCCGACATCGCAACTTTACGCGACCGCCATCAATGCAGTGACGGGTGATGTGCTGTGGAGTTTTGCAAGCGAAGAGCTGCTCTGTTCGAATGGTCAGGCGATTGCCGCCAACGATGGCGGCGCGTATGTCGCTGGGCTGATTCTCGCCAGCGCCACGGGCGAGGAGCGACTGCATGCAGCGCGCGTATCGCCCGGAGGCGAACCATTGTGGGAAGAGACCTTCGGAGAAATGACCGCCAGCCTGCCGTTCTTTCTGCGCCGCTATCAGGATGGAATGGTTGTGTTGGGTTCAGTTCTTCACCAGCGGCCAACGCCCCGTTTGGTTGCTCACCGCATAGATTCGACCAGCGCGGAGATATTCGGAGTGGAGTACGACGATGAAGCGGAAGTCGCGGTCGGACTGCGAGTCTTCAACGACGGGCTGCTGGGCTATCTGGTGAATGACGGATCAGACTTTCCGCCTGAATTGTATTTGAATGAGTTCATCGTCGCTGATGAGATGGGCCGAATTGACCTGGCCTTTCGACTGCCCCTCAAGACTTACAGTACGGACGGCACGGTAAATGACCTCTATGAATTCACGTCATACACATTGATTGATGAGACGTCAATCGTAGTGTCGGGCGGAAAGTACATTCCCGATCCGAATGTCCTGAGCATTCAACCGATGATTGTGCAATTCGACCTGACGACGGGCGACACAGTTTGGATCGAACCTTACGGGGATACGCTGCGCGGCGTGGTTCCCTATTTACCCTCGATTGAAAATGCGCCGGATCAAGGTCTGGTCATGGCCTCAGCGCGGCAGGATACCGCATTCCACGTCGGCATCGAGGTCACGCGCACCGTTGGTGAAACAAGTACAGTTCCAACGAGTTCGCCGTGGAGTGCAGACCTGGCGAAGGTGTTTCCCAATCCGTTCAATGCGGAGGCTCAGATACAGTTCTCATTGCTCCGCGCCGCGGAAGTCAACGTCAAACTATTCGATATTACTGGCCGGGAGGTGCGTGCCATTGCGTCGGGTAGACTGACTGCGGGAATCCATCGGCTTGTCGTGAGCGGCGACGGCCTGGCCAGCGGAGCGTATCTGGTCTCCGTGACGGTGGACGGCATCCGCCAGTCGCAACGGGCCATTCTGCTCCGCTGA